One genomic region from Cyanobacterium stanieri LEGE 03274 encodes:
- the petM gene encoding cytochrome b6-f complex subunit PetM, which yields MTAESMLFGGAILCFSVVLVGLAWGFLLLKVTGEAE from the coding sequence ATGACTGCTGAAAGTATGTTATTTGGCGGAGCAATTCTTTGTTTTAGTGTTGTATTAGTGGGTTTGGCTTGGGGTTTCTTACTTTTAAAAGTTACAGGGGAAGCTGAATAA
- a CDS encoding GuaB3 family IMP dehydrogenase-related protein — protein sequence MEIVIGRGKTARRAYGIDEIALVPGMRTLDPILADTKVELGGIEREIPIIASAMDGVVDVQMAVLLSELGSMGVLNLEGIQTRYEDPNPILDRIASVGKSEFVGLMQELYSEPVKAELIKKRITEIKEKGGIAAVSLTPAGAANYGDAVAEAGADIVFIQATVVSTAHLSPESIDPLDLAGFCERMPMPVFLGNCVTYEVAMNLMKAGAAGILVGIGPGAACTSRGVLGVGIPQATAVADCAAARDDFYRETGKYVSIIADGGIITGGDICKCIACGADAVMIGSPIARSAEAPGRGFHWGMATPSPVLPRGTRINVGTTGTIKEILTGPAKLDDGTHNLLGALKTSMGTLGAKDIKEMQQVEVVIAPSLLTEGKVYQKAQQLGMGK from the coding sequence GTGGAAATCGTAATTGGTCGTGGAAAAACAGCTCGTCGAGCTTATGGTATAGATGAAATCGCCTTAGTACCAGGCATGAGAACCCTAGACCCTATATTAGCAGATACAAAAGTAGAACTAGGGGGCATCGAAAGAGAAATCCCCATTATTGCTAGCGCGATGGATGGTGTTGTTGATGTACAAATGGCAGTCTTACTCTCCGAATTAGGATCTATGGGAGTGCTTAACCTTGAGGGCATCCAAACCCGTTACGAAGATCCTAACCCGATTTTAGATCGTATTGCCTCGGTGGGTAAATCTGAATTTGTGGGATTAATGCAGGAGTTGTATAGTGAACCAGTTAAAGCAGAATTAATTAAAAAAAGAATTACCGAAATCAAAGAAAAAGGAGGTATTGCCGCCGTTAGTTTAACTCCCGCAGGGGCTGCTAATTATGGTGATGCGGTAGCCGAAGCAGGGGCGGACATCGTCTTTATCCAAGCGACAGTGGTATCTACAGCGCACCTTTCCCCTGAATCCATTGATCCTTTGGATTTAGCTGGTTTTTGTGAAAGAATGCCTATGCCTGTATTCCTTGGTAACTGCGTTACTTATGAAGTGGCTATGAATTTGATGAAAGCAGGGGCAGCGGGTATCTTAGTGGGTATTGGACCTGGGGCAGCCTGTACTTCCCGTGGGGTTTTAGGGGTAGGTATTCCCCAAGCAACGGCGGTGGCTGATTGTGCAGCCGCTAGGGATGATTTTTATCGGGAAACTGGTAAGTATGTATCGATCATTGCTGATGGTGGTATCATCACTGGGGGTGATATTTGTAAGTGTATCGCCTGTGGTGCGGATGCGGTGATGATTGGTTCTCCCATTGCCCGTAGTGCCGAAGCCCCCGGTCGTGGTTTCCATTGGGGTATGGCAACTCCTAGCCCTGTGTTACCCCGTGGTACTCGTATTAATGTGGGTACTACTGGTACGATCAAGGAAATCCTCACAGGTCCTGCGAAGTTGGATGATGGTACTCATAATTTATTGGGTGCGTTAAAAACCAGTATGGGTACTTTGGGAGCAAAGGACATTAAGGAAATGCAACAAGTTGAGGTGGTTATCGCTCCTTCTTTGTTAACGGAAGGTAAGGTATATCAGAAGGCTCAACAGTTAGGTATGGGTAAGTAG